One part of the Futiania mangrovi genome encodes these proteins:
- a CDS encoding DUF1013 domain-containing protein, whose product MSTPLMPKATAVWLIDNTTLSFDQIADFCGLHVLEVQGIADGDVAQGIKGRDPVTAGELTREEIARCEADPAASLKMRARDLALPKIKQKGPRYTPVSKRQEKPDAINWLVRYHPELSDAQISKLIGTTKTTIQAIREKTHWNAANLKFIDPVSIGLCTQVELDQAVQKAQAKLAKDNPQAAEGATLMPAADSLAEDTHPDDLRADGREEEIDADSLFNLPKSE is encoded by the coding sequence ATGTCCACGCCGCTCATGCCCAAGGCGACGGCCGTCTGGCTCATCGACAACACCACCCTGTCCTTCGACCAGATCGCGGACTTCTGCGGCCTGCACGTGCTGGAGGTGCAGGGCATCGCCGACGGCGACGTGGCGCAGGGCATCAAGGGGCGCGACCCGGTCACGGCGGGTGAACTGACGCGCGAGGAGATCGCCCGCTGCGAGGCCGATCCCGCCGCCAGCCTGAAGATGCGCGCGCGCGACCTCGCCCTGCCGAAGATCAAGCAGAAGGGGCCGCGCTACACGCCCGTCTCCAAGCGGCAGGAGAAGCCGGACGCGATCAACTGGCTGGTGCGCTACCATCCGGAGCTTTCGGACGCGCAGATCTCGAAGCTGATCGGCACGACGAAGACGACGATCCAGGCGATCCGCGAGAAGACGCACTGGAATGCCGCCAACCTCAAGTTCATCGACCCCGTGTCGATCGGCCTTTGCACGCAGGTGGAGCTGGACCAGGCCGTGCAGAAGGCGCAGGCCAAGCTCGCCAAGGACAATCCCCAGGCGGCAGAGGGCGCGACGCTCATGCCGGCGGCGGACAGCCTCGCGGAGGATACCCACCCCGACGACCTGCGCGCGGACGGGCGTGAGGAAGAGATCGACGCAGACAGCCTCTTCAACCTGCCGAAATCGGAATAA
- a CDS encoding NAD(P)H-quinone oxidoreductase: protein MPLPETMTVVEITEPGGPEVLKPATRPVPQPAHDEVLIKVAAAGVNRPDIAQRKGGYPPPKGAPEWPGLEVAGEVVAAGAGVDRWKAGDKVMALVAGGGYAEYVTAPAAQTLPIPAGMDMVSAAGVPETYFTVWTNVFDRGRLQAGETFLVHGGSSGIGTTAIQLAAARGARVFATAGTDEKCRACEKLGAEKAINYRTQDFVAEAKTLTDGRGVDLILDMVGGPYIQKNIDTLALEGRLVQIAFLQGSKAEVDFVKMMVKRLTITGSTLRPRTVEQKAEIAEALEREVWPLLESGRVGPVIDKTFSFPQGAEAHAYLEASGHVGKVILTMD, encoded by the coding sequence ATGCCGCTTCCCGAAACCATGACCGTCGTCGAGATCACCGAGCCGGGCGGGCCGGAGGTGCTGAAGCCGGCCACGCGGCCAGTGCCGCAACCGGCACATGACGAGGTGCTGATCAAGGTTGCCGCCGCGGGCGTGAACCGCCCCGACATCGCGCAGCGCAAGGGCGGCTATCCGCCGCCGAAGGGCGCGCCGGAGTGGCCCGGGCTCGAGGTCGCGGGCGAAGTGGTGGCGGCAGGCGCCGGCGTCGACCGCTGGAAGGCGGGCGACAAGGTCATGGCGCTGGTCGCGGGCGGCGGCTACGCCGAATATGTGACCGCGCCCGCCGCCCAGACCCTGCCGATCCCGGCGGGCATGGACATGGTCAGTGCGGCCGGCGTGCCGGAGACCTATTTCACCGTCTGGACCAACGTCTTCGACCGCGGGCGCCTGCAGGCGGGGGAAACCTTCCTCGTCCACGGCGGGTCGAGCGGCATCGGCACGACCGCGATCCAGCTGGCCGCGGCGCGCGGGGCGCGCGTGTTCGCCACCGCCGGGACGGACGAGAAGTGCCGGGCGTGCGAGAAGCTGGGGGCGGAGAAGGCGATCAACTACCGCACGCAGGACTTCGTGGCGGAAGCGAAGACGCTGACCGACGGGCGGGGGGTGGACCTGATCCTCGACATGGTGGGCGGTCCCTACATCCAGAAGAACATCGACACGCTGGCACTGGAGGGCCGCCTGGTGCAGATCGCGTTCCTGCAGGGTTCGAAGGCCGAGGTCGATTTCGTGAAGATGATGGTGAAGCGGCTGACCATCACCGGCTCCACCCTGCGGCCGCGCACGGTCGAGCAGAAGGCCGAGATCGCGGAAGCCCTGGAGCGCGAGGTGTGGCCGCTGCTGGAGAGCGGGCGCGTCGGGCCGGTCATCGACAAGACCTTTTCCTTCCCGCAAGGCGCCGAGGCGCATGCCTATCTCGAGGCCTCCGGGCACGTGGGCAAGGTCATCCTGACGATGGACTGA
- a CDS encoding DUF1192 domain-containing protein: MIWDEVPPPKPEGIVPGADLSRLSIGELEERIATLKAEIARAEQAISAKRASKDAADSVFGGPR, translated from the coding sequence ATGATCTGGGACGAGGTGCCGCCGCCGAAGCCTGAGGGGATCGTACCGGGCGCGGATCTGTCGCGCCTGTCGATCGGGGAGCTTGAGGAGCGCATAGCGACGCTCAAGGCGGAGATCGCACGGGCCGAGCAGGCCATCTCGGCCAAGCGCGCGAGCAAGGATGCCGCCGATTCCGTCTTCGGCGGGCCGCGTTAA
- a CDS encoding DMT family transporter, whose protein sequence is MLSIPRVPSRRTAVVVALLGLLAVSHSVLFIRLADAPAVTIAFMRVLVGTLVFAPFGAAALRALEGVDPGIMRRAVLLSLGSGAFLAAHFASWIASMQRVSIAESMVLVSLTPIWIVLIDAALGRGAPGRLLAGAIALCLAGTAVLGFQGAQRVDGDLLGLGLATAGGVCMAVYLTAGRTARQHLPVTAYVTLCYGSAAAWLLAGALLGGVPLGGFGEQTWAAMIALGLVSQVIGHTSYNWTLGTLPPVFVAVCLLGEPILGALLGLLYLQEAIPPGAAAGGVLILAGLGLALAAELRKAG, encoded by the coding sequence ATGCTTTCGATCCCGCGCGTGCCGTCCCGGCGGACAGCCGTCGTCGTGGCGCTGCTCGGCCTTCTGGCGGTTAGCCATTCGGTCCTCTTCATCCGCCTCGCCGACGCGCCGGCGGTCACCATCGCCTTCATGCGGGTTCTCGTGGGCACGCTCGTGTTCGCGCCGTTCGGCGCCGCGGCGCTGCGCGCTCTCGAGGGGGTCGATCCGGGCATCATGCGGCGCGCGGTGCTGTTGTCGCTGGGCAGCGGGGCGTTCCTCGCGGCGCATTTCGCAAGCTGGATCGCCTCCATGCAACGGGTGAGCATCGCGGAATCCATGGTGCTGGTCAGCCTGACACCGATCTGGATCGTGCTGATCGACGCGGCGCTGGGCCGCGGTGCGCCGGGCCGTTTGCTTGCCGGCGCCATCGCGCTCTGCCTTGCGGGCACGGCGGTGCTGGGCTTTCAGGGCGCGCAGCGTGTGGACGGCGACCTGCTCGGCCTTGGCCTTGCGACGGCGGGGGGCGTGTGCATGGCGGTCTACCTCACGGCCGGGCGCACCGCGCGTCAGCACCTGCCGGTCACGGCCTATGTGACGCTGTGCTATGGCTCCGCAGCGGCCTGGCTCCTTGCGGGCGCTTTGCTGGGCGGAGTTCCGCTGGGCGGTTTCGGCGAACAGACATGGGCGGCGATGATCGCGCTCGGCCTCGTGAGCCAGGTAATCGGACATACGAGCTACAACTGGACGCTGGGCACCCTGCCGCCGGTCTTCGTCGCGGTCTGTCTCCTGGGGGAGCCGATTCTCGGTGCGCTGCTCGGCCTCCTCTACCTGCAGGAGGCGATTCCGCCGGGCGCCGCCGCGGGTGGGGTCCTGATCCTCGCCGGCCTCGGACTGGCGCTGGCAGCAGAACTGCGGAAGGCGGGCTGA
- the rcdA gene encoding protease adaptor protein RcdA has product MVAQIGARQFASSAVFYKTFDEAMALVQETAAYLDGQGRFESQDLGRDCALVYAAESMRLTTRLMQVSSWLLAQRALQKGQIAYAEAAGPKYRLSMPEPSVAPNPRVLSQLPDRFVTLISRSRRLYARVKRIDTQLYGEGDRTQLAEPPFAHHIRRIEAAFAPALRMDTAQAEPRHSRGGRA; this is encoded by the coding sequence ATGGTCGCGCAGATCGGCGCGCGCCAGTTCGCGAGTTCGGCGGTTTTCTACAAGACCTTCGACGAGGCCATGGCGCTGGTGCAGGAAACGGCGGCCTATCTCGATGGGCAGGGACGCTTTGAAAGTCAGGATCTTGGCCGGGATTGCGCCCTTGTGTACGCCGCCGAAAGCATGCGTCTGACGACCCGGCTGATGCAGGTGTCGTCGTGGCTGCTGGCGCAGCGCGCGCTGCAGAAGGGGCAGATCGCATACGCCGAGGCTGCGGGGCCGAAATACCGGCTGTCCATGCCTGAGCCGTCGGTTGCACCGAACCCGCGTGTCCTGTCGCAGCTTCCGGACCGGTTCGTCACACTCATATCGCGTAGCCGCAGACTTTACGCCCGTGTCAAAAGGATTGACACGCAGCTGTACGGCGAGGGCGATCGAACGCAGCTTGCGGAGCCGCCGTTTGCCCATCACATCCGCCGTATCGAGGCTGCTTTCGCACCGGCGTTGCGCATGGACACCGCGCAGGCCGAGCCGCGGCATTCGCGTGGCGGCCGCGCCTGA
- the rpmE gene encoding 50S ribosomal protein L31 codes for MKKDGHPDYHMITVAMTDGTTYQTRSTYGKEGDTLTLDIDSRSHPAWTGGTQRLMDTGGRISRFKKRFEGFGVIKS; via the coding sequence ATGAAGAAAGACGGACATCCCGACTACCACATGATCACCGTCGCCATGACCGATGGCACGACCTATCAGACCCGTTCGACCTATGGGAAAGAGGGCGACACGCTCACCCTCGACATCGACTCCAGGTCCCACCCGGCGTGGACGGGCGGCACCCAGCGCCTGATGGACACGGGCGGCCGCATCAGCCGCTTCAAGAAGCGGTTCGAAGGCTTCGGCGTCATCAAGAGCTGA
- a CDS encoding ABC transporter transmembrane domain-containing protein has protein sequence MSQTSEPHSATTSAPSAAEEGVRPSSRSLGPLAGLWPFVRPHRGLVTGAVIALIVAALVTLTVPMAFRRMIDNGFAASNAAFIDKYFLMLIAVAGLLAMATAVRFYLVTRLGERVIADLREAVYAHVLKLSPEFFAVQRTGEVLSRLTTDTTVIQGVVGSSASIALRNMLLLVGGLAMLIVTSPKLTALVFVLVPVVVGPIIVLGRKVRRLSRLSQDKVAASSAFAGESLSAIQTVQAFTHEGADARTFRGLVEEAFDAALGRVRARSALTVIVIFLIFSGIVGILWLGAQDVLTGAMTGGELAQFVLYAVFVAGAVGALSEVWGEVQRAAGATERLMELLDAKPAIRAPESPVALPVPARGEVAFDAVSFRYPMRPDRSALDEVSFTVAPGETVALVGPSGAGKSTVFQLLLRFYDPQTGRVRIDGADLRKADPADVRARIAIVPQDTAIFGTDALENIRYGRPAATEEEVIAAAKAAAAHDFIEMLPDGYHTFLGERGVTLSGGQRQRLAIARALLKDAPILLLDEATSALDAESERLVQTALERLMEGRTTLVIAHRLATVRRADRILVMEDGRIVETGTHEELSARSGLYARLARLQFGAEVAPLRAVTAPSA, from the coding sequence ATGAGCCAGACGTCCGAGCCGCATTCCGCCACAACGTCGGCGCCGTCCGCCGCCGAGGAGGGCGTCCGCCCCTCGTCGCGCTCGCTGGGGCCCCTGGCCGGTCTCTGGCCTTTCGTGCGGCCGCATCGCGGTCTCGTGACCGGGGCCGTCATCGCGCTGATCGTGGCGGCGCTCGTGACCCTGACGGTCCCGATGGCATTCCGGCGGATGATCGACAACGGGTTCGCCGCATCGAACGCGGCGTTCATCGACAAGTACTTCCTCATGCTGATCGCGGTTGCGGGCCTGCTGGCCATGGCGACGGCGGTGCGCTTCTACCTGGTCACGCGACTGGGAGAGCGGGTGATCGCGGACCTGCGCGAAGCGGTCTACGCCCATGTGCTGAAACTCTCGCCGGAGTTCTTCGCGGTCCAGCGGACGGGAGAGGTTTTGTCGCGGCTCACGACCGACACCACGGTCATCCAGGGCGTCGTGGGGTCGAGCGCGTCCATCGCGCTGCGCAACATGCTGCTGCTTGTGGGAGGGCTCGCCATGCTGATCGTGACGAGCCCGAAGCTGACCGCGCTCGTCTTCGTGCTGGTGCCCGTGGTCGTCGGGCCGATCATCGTGCTGGGGCGCAAGGTGCGACGGCTGTCGCGCCTGTCGCAGGACAAGGTGGCCGCCTCCAGCGCCTTCGCGGGCGAAAGTCTCTCGGCGATCCAGACGGTCCAGGCCTTCACGCACGAGGGGGCGGACGCACGCACCTTCCGCGGCCTGGTGGAGGAGGCTTTCGATGCGGCGCTGGGCCGCGTGCGGGCCCGCTCGGCGCTGACCGTCATCGTGATCTTCCTGATTTTCTCCGGAATCGTCGGCATCCTGTGGCTCGGCGCGCAGGACGTGCTGACGGGTGCGATGACCGGCGGGGAGCTTGCGCAGTTCGTCCTCTACGCGGTGTTCGTCGCGGGTGCGGTAGGGGCCCTGTCGGAGGTTTGGGGCGAGGTGCAGCGGGCGGCCGGCGCGACCGAGCGGCTGATGGAACTGCTCGACGCCAAGCCCGCGATCCGCGCGCCCGAAAGCCCCGTGGCGCTGCCCGTACCGGCGCGTGGCGAAGTGGCCTTCGATGCCGTGAGCTTCCGTTACCCGATGCGGCCCGACCGGTCGGCGCTCGACGAGGTGAGTTTCACGGTTGCGCCAGGGGAGACGGTGGCGCTGGTGGGGCCCAGCGGTGCGGGAAAGAGCACGGTCTTTCAGCTTCTTCTGCGCTTCTACGACCCGCAGACGGGCCGCGTGCGCATCGACGGGGCCGACCTGCGCAAGGCGGACCCGGCGGACGTGCGCGCGCGCATCGCCATCGTGCCGCAGGACACGGCGATCTTCGGCACCGACGCGCTGGAGAACATCCGTTACGGCCGCCCGGCCGCCACCGAGGAGGAGGTGATCGCCGCCGCGAAGGCCGCCGCCGCGCACGACTTCATCGAGATGCTGCCCGACGGCTACCACACCTTCCTGGGCGAGCGGGGCGTTACGCTCTCCGGCGGCCAGCGGCAGCGGCTCGCCATTGCCCGTGCGCTGCTGAAGGACGCGCCGATCCTGCTGCTCGACGAGGCGACGAGCGCGCTCGACGCGGAGAGCGAGCGGCTGGTGCAGACCGCGCTCGAACGGCTGATGGAGGGGCGCACGACGCTCGTCATCGCGCACCGGCTCGCGACCGTGCGGCGCGCCGACCGCATCCTCGTGATGGAGGACGGCCGCATCGTCGAGACCGGCACGCACGAGGAATTGTCGGCCCGCTCCGGCCTCTATGCGCGGCTCGCGCGTTTGCAGTTCGGGGCCGAGGTGGCGCCGTTGCGGGCCGTTACCGCTCCGTCAGCTTGA
- a CDS encoding peptidoglycan -binding protein, which yields MAIRSARGRRLQGDYWPGFVDALTALVLVVMFLLSVFMLAQFFLSEAISGRDAQLDRLTREVADLSSLLAIEQETTETLSSRLSEATASLATLGVERDRALARLSDAQDERDRLSRLLAQTRGDLDQARTEVGALTAERDRLAALADSLSSRATASEAEAARLESAMAELEALSEQQRADLARKLEEARARAELLEAEKKGLTGELSNAEQRALLAAEARRRLEQLLAQRETALSSLSADLKTARDSADRAREQAAATQEEIAAARETLKEQTGRANEAEAALLLLNQQVAVLRQQLASLQEALDASEARTQEQQVVIADLGQRLNAALAEKVSELQRYRSEFFGRLRQILGDTAGIEIRGDRFVFQSEVLFEVASAEIGADGRGELERLADVLLRIIPEIPPDIDWIVRVDGHTDARPISTPEFPSNWELSTARAVSVVKFLSSRGIPEERLAAAGFGSFQPIDDRRTAEAYARNRRIEFKLTER from the coding sequence ATGGCCATCCGGTCGGCACGCGGACGGCGGCTGCAGGGCGACTACTGGCCCGGCTTCGTCGATGCGCTGACCGCGCTCGTCCTCGTGGTCATGTTCCTGCTGTCGGTGTTCATGCTGGCGCAATTCTTCCTGTCGGAGGCGATCAGCGGGCGCGACGCACAGCTCGACCGCCTGACGCGCGAGGTGGCGGACCTGTCGAGCCTGCTCGCCATCGAGCAGGAGACGACTGAGACGCTTTCCTCCCGCCTGAGCGAGGCGACAGCCTCGCTCGCCACCCTGGGGGTGGAGCGCGACCGCGCGCTCGCCCGCCTCTCGGATGCGCAGGACGAGCGCGACCGCCTCTCCCGGCTGCTTGCGCAGACGCGGGGCGATCTCGACCAGGCCCGCACCGAGGTCGGCGCGCTGACGGCGGAGCGCGACCGGCTTGCAGCCCTTGCCGACAGCCTGTCCTCGCGCGCGACCGCGTCGGAGGCGGAGGCGGCACGGCTCGAAAGCGCGATGGCCGAGCTTGAGGCGCTATCGGAACAACAGCGCGCCGACCTCGCCCGCAAGCTGGAGGAGGCGCGCGCCCGCGCGGAGCTTCTGGAGGCCGAGAAGAAAGGCCTCACCGGCGAACTGAGCAACGCCGAACAGCGCGCACTGCTCGCCGCGGAGGCGCGCAGGCGGCTCGAACAATTGCTGGCCCAGCGCGAGACGGCTCTGTCCTCGCTCTCGGCGGATCTCAAGACCGCGCGCGACAGCGCCGACCGGGCCCGCGAGCAGGCCGCCGCCACGCAGGAAGAAATCGCCGCGGCACGCGAGACGCTGAAGGAACAGACGGGCCGGGCGAACGAGGCCGAGGCCGCCCTCCTCCTCCTCAACCAGCAGGTCGCCGTGTTGCGCCAGCAGCTTGCGTCGCTACAGGAGGCGCTCGATGCGTCCGAGGCGCGCACGCAGGAGCAGCAGGTGGTGATCGCCGACCTCGGCCAGCGGCTGAACGCCGCGCTCGCCGAGAAAGTCAGCGAACTGCAGCGCTACCGGTCGGAATTCTTCGGACGCCTGCGCCAGATCCTCGGCGACACGGCGGGCATCGAGATCCGCGGCGACCGCTTCGTCTTCCAGTCCGAGGTGCTGTTCGAGGTCGCCTCCGCCGAGATCGGCGCGGACGGGCGCGGGGAGCTTGAGCGGCTGGCGGACGTCCTGCTGCGCATCATCCCGGAGATCCCGCCCGACATCGACTGGATCGTCCGCGTCGACGGGCATACCGACGCCCGCCCGATCAGCACGCCGGAGTTCCCGTCGAACTGGGAGCTGTCGACGGCGCGCGCCGTCTCGGTCGTGAAGTTCCTCAGCAGCCGCGGTATCCCGGAGGAACGCCTCGCGGCCGCCGGCTTCGGCTCCTTCCAGCCCATCGACGACCGCCGGACGGCGGAGGCCTACGCCCGCAACCGCCGGATCGAGTTCAAGCTGACGGAGCGGTAA
- a CDS encoding flagellar motor protein MotA codes for MATLDARPSDVTRPTRFLVRMGIFLALVTLVTAALHREIINIFSTNPVLNGLIIATALLGIVYILRQVFLLGRSTNWIEAYMEGRSGVDVIVPPSMLAPIAAMLRQNRSRGAFSALSMRSILDSLGARLEESREIARYLIGLLIFLGLLGTFWGLLSTIGAIVDTIRSLNVGSGDITSIFDDLKRGLEAPLDGMGTAFASSLLGLSGSLVLGFLDLQLGQAQNAFYNDLEEWLSGQTKIGAGAAVEGDHAMPAYMGALLERTAESLERMERTLEKAEAARVRSGDAVAKLAERLMALTEALQAEQGKLQALADRQDELKPALDRIANIAETRELTIDEVTRGHIRNVDVYVKRLLEENAAGRADMIDELRAEIRMLARTVAASAEKRG; via the coding sequence ATGGCGACATTGGACGCACGCCCGTCGGATGTGACACGGCCGACACGCTTTCTCGTGCGCATGGGCATCTTTCTCGCGCTGGTGACGCTGGTCACGGCCGCGCTTCACCGCGAGATCATCAACATCTTCTCCACCAACCCGGTGCTCAACGGGCTGATCATCGCCACAGCCCTTCTCGGCATCGTCTACATCCTGCGGCAGGTCTTCCTGCTCGGCCGGTCCACAAACTGGATCGAGGCCTACATGGAAGGGCGCAGCGGCGTCGACGTGATCGTGCCGCCCTCAATGCTCGCCCCGATCGCCGCCATGCTGCGGCAGAACCGCAGCCGCGGCGCGTTCTCTGCACTGTCGATGCGCTCGATCCTCGATTCGCTAGGCGCGCGGCTCGAGGAAAGCCGGGAGATCGCGCGCTACCTGATCGGCCTGCTGATCTTCCTCGGCCTGCTCGGCACCTTCTGGGGGCTTCTGTCGACCATCGGCGCGATCGTCGACACGATCCGCTCGCTCAATGTCGGCTCGGGCGACATCACGAGCATCTTCGACGACCTGAAACGCGGGCTGGAAGCGCCGCTCGACGGCATGGGCACGGCGTTCGCCTCCTCGTTGCTGGGCCTGTCGGGTTCGCTGGTGCTGGGCTTTCTCGACCTGCAGCTCGGGCAGGCGCAGAACGCCTTCTACAACGACCTGGAGGAGTGGCTCTCCGGTCAGACGAAGATCGGCGCCGGCGCGGCGGTCGAGGGCGACCACGCGATGCCCGCCTACATGGGCGCGCTGCTGGAACGCACGGCGGAGAGCCTGGAGCGGATGGAGCGCACGCTGGAGAAGGCGGAGGCCGCGCGCGTCCGCTCCGGCGATGCGGTTGCCAAGCTTGCGGAGCGGCTGATGGCGCTGACCGAGGCCCTGCAGGCCGAGCAGGGCAAGTTGCAGGCGCTCGCCGACCGCCAGGACGAGCTGAAGCCCGCGCTCGACCGTATCGCGAACATAGCCGAGACACGGGAGCTTACCATCGACGAGGTGACGCGCGGGCACATCCGCAACGTCGACGTCTATGTGAAGCGCCTGCTGGAGGAAAACGCCGCCGGACGCGCCGACATGATCGACGAGCTGCGCGCGGAGATCCGCATGCTCGCCCGCACCGTGGCTGCCAGCGCGGAGAAGCGGGGGTAG
- a CDS encoding inositol monophosphatase family protein produces the protein MDAPRHSAVVTVMIGAARKAARGLLRDFNEVEHLQVSKKGPADFVSAADRKAEKVIGEELKRARPEFGLLMEETGVTGGGLADEHRFIVDPLDGTTNFLHGLPHWAISIAYEQKGRIAAGVIFDPVKNELFWAEKGKGAYLNDRRLRVSARRDLTQALLATGIPYAGKPGHDALMRDLVKITNRVAGIRRFGSAALDLAYVAAGRYDGFWERGLSPWDMAAGILMVREAGGTVTDVLGGPDILETGSVLAANADLHDPVRKLLRSAARGGEAARKAAAEAPAEAPEAGISGDGDGSA, from the coding sequence ATGGACGCCCCCCGCCACTCCGCCGTCGTCACCGTCATGATCGGCGCCGCCCGCAAGGCGGCGCGTGGTCTCCTGCGCGACTTCAACGAAGTCGAGCACCTGCAGGTCTCGAAGAAGGGCCCGGCCGACTTCGTCAGCGCCGCCGACCGCAAGGCCGAGAAGGTGATCGGCGAGGAGCTGAAGCGCGCCCGGCCCGAGTTCGGCCTGCTGATGGAGGAGACGGGGGTGACCGGCGGCGGCCTTGCCGACGAGCACCGCTTCATCGTCGACCCGCTGGACGGCACGACGAACTTCCTCCACGGCCTGCCGCACTGGGCGATCTCCATCGCCTATGAGCAGAAGGGGCGGATCGCCGCGGGCGTGATCTTCGATCCCGTCAAGAACGAGCTGTTCTGGGCCGAGAAGGGCAAGGGCGCGTACCTCAACGACCGGCGTCTGCGCGTGTCGGCCCGCCGCGACCTGACGCAGGCCCTGCTTGCGACCGGCATCCCCTATGCGGGCAAGCCCGGCCACGACGCCCTGATGCGCGACCTCGTCAAGATCACCAACCGCGTCGCCGGCATCCGCCGCTTCGGGTCGGCGGCGCTCGACCTCGCCTATGTGGCGGCCGGGCGGTACGACGGCTTCTGGGAGCGGGGGCTGTCGCCGTGGGACATGGCCGCGGGCATCCTGATGGTGCGCGAGGCCGGCGGCACCGTGACCGACGTCCTGGGCGGCCCCGACATTCTCGAGACCGGCAGCGTGCTCGCCGCGAACGCCGACCTGCACGACCCCGTCCGCAAGCTGTTGCGCAGCGCGGCACGCGGCGGGGAGGCCGCCCGCAAGGCCGCTGCGGAAGCGCCCGCGGAGGCGCCCGAAGCCGGCATCTCCGGCGACGGGGACGGCAGCGCCTGA
- the efp gene encoding elongation factor P, with translation MKIDGNEIRPGNVIRHQDTLWVAVKTQAVKPGKGGAYNQVELKNLFDGRKLNERFRASETVERVRLEQRDFQYLYENGDMLVFMDQESFEQVELPRDFVGDRAVYLQEGMKVMLESHEGTYISCQLPEYVTLEVVETEPTVKGQTAAASYKPAILSNGVRVMVPPFMSTGEKVIVATETSEYVRRAD, from the coding sequence ATGAAGATCGACGGCAATGAAATCCGCCCCGGCAACGTGATCCGGCACCAGGACACGCTCTGGGTCGCGGTCAAGACGCAGGCGGTGAAGCCCGGCAAGGGCGGCGCGTACAACCAGGTCGAGCTGAAGAACCTGTTCGACGGCCGCAAGCTCAACGAGCGGTTCCGCGCCTCCGAGACGGTGGAGCGCGTCCGTCTGGAGCAGCGCGATTTCCAGTACCTCTACGAGAACGGTGACATGCTGGTCTTCATGGACCAGGAATCGTTCGAGCAGGTGGAACTGCCCCGCGACTTCGTCGGCGACCGCGCCGTCTACCTCCAGGAAGGCATGAAGGTCATGCTGGAGAGCCACGAGGGCACCTACATCTCCTGCCAGCTTCCCGAATACGTGACGCTCGAAGTGGTCGAGACCGAGCCGACCGTGAAGGGCCAGACGGCAGCCGCCTCCTACAAGCCGGCGATCCTGTCGAACGGCGTGCGCGTTATGGTGCCGCCCTTCATGTCGACGGGCGAGAAGGTCATCGTCGCGACCGAGACCAGCGAATACGTCCGGCGGGCGGACTGA